A stretch of DNA from Drosophila virilis strain 15010-1051.87 chromosome 5, Dvir_AGI_RSII-ME, whole genome shotgun sequence:
CAGCTTTTGTAGTCTGGTATAAAAGCTGAGTGCAGCAAGGACATTCAGTACTTGCAGAATGGAGACTATCAATGAGAACCTGCTCAAGGTGCAGGACACTTACTTTCGCATTCTTGGATTCAATATACTTGCTAGACCAGAGATGTCGGGCTGGCGGCAGCATTGGCGAGCCTTGGGCCTAATGCTCTCCTTGACCATGGTCCAAGCGATGGTTATTGCCTACAGCATACAGAATCTGGAGAATATGGATCAGCTGACAGAGGGTTTGGCCGCGCTGCTCATCAATCAACTGGGCCTGTTCAAGTTCGGCCTCATGATGTGGCTGCACAAGGACTTTCAGCGGCTCGTGGCCAGGCTGCGAGAGCTGCTGACCGAAGGTACCAGTTGGGTAAATTCAGTAGATTCTTAGTGCCTATTCAAGCTTGTGTCCTTTGAAGTGCCTGCCTACATCATCGGCGAGGAGAATCGGCGGGAGCAGCGGCTCAGCGGCATCTACAAGAACTGCTTTATGCTGGCGGCCATTCTGAGCTCCTTGAAGCCCAGCGTGAGCATGTGCCTCAACTATTGGCGCACGGGTCAGCTGCGGCTGGAGATGACCTTTCCGTGCAGCTACCCCTGGGATAATCAACAGCTGCCTTATGCGCTGCTCTCCTACGCCCTGTTAGCGTCCGCCAGCTTTGCTGTCGTCCTGCCCAGCATTTGTgtagatacattttttatggccCTCATTCATAATCTTGTCGTCCTGTTTCAGACGTCGCAGCATACGATGCAGCTCTTTCGAGCTGGTGCAGGCAGCGAGGCACAGCTGGGCAAGATCCTTGATTTGTATAGACGAAGCCTGGATCTCAGCGCGGCACTGAATCGTTATTTTCGGCTGCTCATCTGCGTGCAGTTCGTGGTGGGCTCCCTGCATCTGTGCGTGCTCAGCTATACGCTGTTGGTTAAGTTCGACAATGCCCAGATGCCCTTCTATGTGGTATTTACCGTATCGGTGCTCTCTCAGCTTTATATCTACTGTTATTGCGGCGATCGCCTGAAGACGGCGAGCACGGGCTTCGCCAATGCCATCTACGACAGCCATTGGCATGAGGTCGCCCTTGATTTGGCCCTGGGACGTTCTCTGCAGTTCTCGATGATGCGGGCGCAGCGCGGCAGTCGTATCGATGGCTTCTTCTTTGAGGCCAACATGGAGGTCTTTATCTCGGTGAGTGGTTGGGCGCAACGATTGAGAGTCTGGAGCTGAATTTTGCATGTGCCTAACAGATTGTGCGAACGGCCATGTCCTATTTCGCATTGCTGAGATCCATTTCTAAGGGCACTGAATAATCAACTTTACCTGCACAAATATAAGATACtgcaaaaataccaaacaacaaaaaacagtcTAGCAACGCTGCAATAAAGAATAACCTCAAAAAGATAGATAACGACAACAAAccaagaaattaaaaacatttcgaGCAATATTCGTTTTATTGCGTAGCTTGCGATGTCGTACGACATTTAACAATCAAACTTAAATAATgtacaaaacatattttaaacgATTCGTTAGGCGCTAGGTAGATGTGGAAATCGGGAATGTTGGAGAACGTGTGGAAATGCATAAATACACACGGAATGCTGTGAGAGTGGAAAAATGAAGCAGTGTTGCGTGTGAGTGTTTTTGTGGAAGCGGGGAAGGGAGGGAGGGAGTGAGAGAGGTCTGTGAATCAACTGAGCTGCTGCCCTGAACTTCATCCTGGATGCTAtcatacaaatattatatccaattaaatataattctcGCTGGTCAATTATCAATTATTTGAAGAATCGGCGGGGAccggcagcggcggccgggCTCACGGGCGGCGGTGTGGGAATATGTGCACCCTCGGCGCGGAAGCCATTCTCATCGGCGATGTAGGTAATCGTGTAGAGCACGCCATCTGGTCCGGTGTACGAGTAGGAGCCTTGCATTACCTGCAAACATCAATTCtgttatttttgctttccTAAAAATAGGCCACACGAGTTCTCGGAACTTTTGCAGCTGCGCCTGAAACTGTGCCATCGAAACCCACCTGAGCCTCCAACTGTGAGCCGGGATTCTTAAGGTAGCCCGCCTCATCAGCGCGAATTCCATTGCTCGTCTCGTAGCTATGCAAGATAAATAATATAGAATacataaatagaaaaatgaataagaatttaaataataatgcaCTTGATATGACAGCTATccaaatatacttatataaaacGCACTGCCTGAATAGCTAATGGAATGCATGGCTGAATGGCATATTGATTATTTCACTAATGAGCagcctgactgactgatagaATAACTGAATAACTAATTGATTGCCTGGataattgactgactgaataaGCGACTAAGTGATTCACTGACTGAATAATTTACTAAATTATTGACTGAATATCGGACTGATTGAATGTTTGACTGATTGAAAGACTGGCTGATAGTGCCTGATAGAACGCCTGATGAAATGTATGACTGAACAACTCGCTGCTTGAATGTTCGAAAAAGTGACTGACAGCgattgaatgattgactgagtGATTGATAAGCTGGCTTACTAATTGATTGTTTTACTGACTGATGGAAAAGATGCATTaatgaatgactgactgtATGTCCTGACTATCTGAATGACTGACTTCTTTATTGAAGCAGCTTTTCTCAAAGATCCTTCACAATAATGAAGTAATGTATTCCAACCATAACTTACTTGTACTGATAGGAGCCATCCGGGTTCAGATCAAAGTTCTGCTTCAGTATCACAGCATTAGCATCGAAGGAGTTGGAGCGCGGCTGCGCCAGACCGCGCTGCGGCTGAGCTGTGACGAAGCACAGGCAGCAGATCGCAAGGGCGGCGACAGCGTAGGCGGAGGTGAGCAGCTGCATGACCTTTTCGGGGGAGAGTGGGGGTCGATAAACAAAACAGATGATTGGTTAATTGAGACATAACTGAGATATGATAATGTCAAGCACCGTTCGAAGTGCTCAGTAATTGATGCCAATAATAATTGGCTTTAATCTTTGCATTTTTCGAAAGTCATCTTTAAAGTGGCAACAAGAAGGCCGCAgctacaaaaaatatgtagatgtgtgcattttatttaatagcaGTATTTTAGCTATTATTAATCTGACAATATTGTATATGCTACTAGCTTGGGATTCGAGTTCTTGGTCTCGTTGTTCAACTGAATAATCGGACTATGACTGTGTCATAATTCGTTTCACTAACCCTACTTTTGGCCTTGGCATAGCCATTTTTGCTGCCATACACTTGTTGAGAATTCGTAGGATTATCTTTTGAAATATCCTTTAAAAAAAGAATGCTTATAATTGTAAATGGCTTgacttggttttttttaattggTCAACGATCCGTTTGATTAAGAAAATGAATGTTGATAGAACTATTTGACTTGACTTTGTTTTAATCTGATgtcttttttatttgttcaaCGATCCTTTTGATCCTTTCGCACAAAACACCAACTGAGCACAGCACAAACAGTTAAGAACTCACTTTGAAATTCGCGGCTTGTTTTGGAGTACAGCGTTTGTCTGCGCTTGGAGGGCTCGTCAAAACGGTTTTGACTTGAATGCAGCCGCGCAAACGTTTTTATACCAAAAATGCATTCACtgagccgcagcaacagcaactgcatcagcagcagcagcagcagcagcggcagcatccgCAATGAGAGCAGTGCAGCAACAATTAGATTGCCAAGAAGAAGAGGGAGAAGCAGACGATGGCCAGGTAGAAGAGCAAGAAGTTGTTCGTATATttgacagcgacagcagcagcgacggcggcaTCAACAGAATCGGAAGAGGTTGCTGCCACGCTGTaccacgcggcgtatgcgcaacgaGTTTCCAGAATGCAAATGggcgttgcgcatacgccgtgtaTAACCACATAAAAGACgggcatatgtgtgtgcgtgtgtgtgtatatatgttttatgagTTAAACCGACAGCTACTTAGACTCATTctgcgcctgtgtgtgtgtgtgtgtgtgagtgtgtgtgtgagtgtgtgaggcACGCCAGCTTGTCTAGGCATTAATTTATGTGAATTAGCAATGCGAAGTTCATTTGATTAGCCCACGCTGGCgtctatgtgtgtgagtgtgtgtgtgtgtgtatgtgcttgtgtgtgtgtatctgatTCAATTTGCGATGCGGCGCAATATGCAATAATTtgttaatgcaaatattaattaaaagatTAATACCAGACATGTTGCAATTGATGAATTGCCCATTTATTtcatagtttttctttatttctatttttattattttgccagcttgtttaTTGACATTTGCAGTGCCGCGGGGCGGGGATTGGCGCAGTGTCTGGCAAATGTTTGCCAAATGTTTGCCCACTTGTTTGTGGACCACAAATGAATGCAACATTAAGGCTACATTTTGTGTGCCATTGTTTGAGGCAGCAtctccagcagctgctgctgctgctgctgatgctgctgtgcTAATCACAATTTAGACATTTGAAACGCTTGGCAGTTGCCCAATTGCTGACCAGATGCGCCACTCCCCTGCACCAGTTCCCAGCTAAAAGGTGAACCAAATGATATGCATGCGGACtgggcggggggggggggcggggGCGTTTCTTCTGGCTTAAGCTAAGCCGGCCGGCgcataaaaattgcaattttcggcttaaactttaaacttttacagacggcggcggcagcgtgTAGGAAATGTCAGTTGCAATTCATAAAAATTGCAGCAAGAGCTGcggccacagcaacagcaacaacaacagcaacaacaacagcaacaacaacggcaacaaacacaacaacaaagactGCGCTCTGATCACGAACATGCCATGATGAACATCGCGCGAGATTAACGCGcctccaacaacaacaacaacaacaacaacagcagcggagACGCCTTCGCTGGCTCCAGCTTGAGCTCCACCTCTGGCGCCGCCCTGCACCCTGCCCCGCCGCTGCGTCCAGCTCAGCTCAccctttttgctgttgctgtggcttttCCTTTTCGTCTTTTGTGCACATTTTCTGTGTGCTGCGATTTGCCCGCGTTTTACTGGCCTTCGTCTTAGTCCACATCTATCGCTGCTTAAGTGCATCTGCATACCCTGCAATAGGGTATACCCATTTTCCCATTTCATTTTCTTACAGTCTCATCTAGCTTTTGAGTTGAAATAAATATGGTTCGGTTCATGCTTCTATTCCTTTTGTATACCCATTAAAAGTGGGTAAATGAGGTAtgatgtatttgtgcaaatgtatgtaacaggcagaaggtagcatctccgaccccataaagtatatcaGCCGAGTCAATGTAGTCGTGTCCTGCCTATTCGTCTGTCCGCTTGTATAAACGCATGGATCTCAGAACTTATTAGAGCTAAGGACTTGAAATTTAGAATGAAGGTCCTCctagtgtctgtgtgtgtaactTGACCCGTTTGCAATtgatcgataaaaatcgacatCGATGTGCCGTGTTTTGAGCAAATCTCGCATGTTATAAGAGCTTTAGCGTATtgaatagtatattttttttttttatatttatgtttttacaTACCAGCATCCACAAGATGCCACTGAAGAGTATTTACTCTTCGGCATATAGCAGGCAGCGTAATTTCTCGTTCACATTTGACATACAATCTCTGGGGGTCTACTCGTATTTGCAATATTGTTTCACACTCGTATATCTCATTTATGGCTATTGCTCTCCACCCAGAAAAATTTCCCGTGTGCTCAGTGGTCGTCTCAAAGTTTCTCAGTTTCCGTCAGTTCGTGTCTCATTCACAatgatgaatgaatgaatcGCATGTgtaattcattttattcacAGTTTCAATCAGAGCGCATCTTAAGTGCGCTTTAAATGTGGCTAAATTTATGCAGCTCCTCTTGTTGGCCAATTTAATGCATTGCCCATAAGCTAATGCATGTAAtgatatatgcacatatgctAATTGAGCGCAGTTTCTTAGAGATATTCAGAAGACTTCAGAACTGACAAGTTGACATTTGGGACGACGCTCGTCTTAGCCAGGGCGAGACGTGTCTGAGATACTGAAAGCAGAACCAGATGGGAAAAAGGAAACTACGCATGCTAGAGACCTCAAGTTTGCAATATATACTCTCTATGATAAGCAGAACGAGCTTGTCAAAACATTCTTTtcgataaaatcgataaatatcgatgcgATACTCAGTTATTCGAGCATAAATCGAGAATTCTAAGAGCTCGATAGGCAGATTAGGATTGTGGATGCATCTCCCCATTTCCCATTCAATTTGCATAAGAAAATGCACTGTTAAGGTCTGAACCTTGCGCCTTAGTGTGCATATAATTTGGCTTGCCTTTAAATCCGGCTTCCGGGTAAATGCTAATCGGGCACTCGCGATTAACTTTCTTAGTTGTTAATTAACTGTTGCGCAAGCCGTCATGGTTcttaaaaaaaactaaactggAGTGTGATCTAATAATTTGGCAGATCTTAAAGATCCATTTCAATTAAGCCTAAAGATGTTTATATTTTCGGCCTCTTTAGCTGGTTAGAGCTTTACATTTTTCTTCACGCTGATTCACTGAATCATAAATAGTTATGCAAATCGCGTTGTGAGTGTTTTATTAAAACACATTCGGCTAAGTTTCTATAGAAtttctttattgttttttttttttttgtttgagtttctgttttttaaataacgTAATGGATGCTAATTTTGTGTGGCCGCTGCGCGATATAAAAGCAACGCACTTTGTGAGTTCTGGCCAAGTTGAGACTCGAGACAAGACGCGACATGTTCAAGCTATTTATCTGCCTCTTTGTGGTGGCCAGCGGTGTCAGTGGAGCCAGCATTGGCAGCACGGATGTGACCACCGAGAAGCGTGAAATCGTGCCGCTGCTGCGCTTCGAGACCGAGAAGGATCCCAACGGTTCCTTCAAGTTCACCTATGAGGGCGGCGACAAGTCCTTCCGCGAGGAAAGCGGCGTCGTCGAAAATGCCGGCACCGACGACGAGGCCCTCGAAGTGACGGGCTCGTATCGCTACATCGATGCCGATGGCCAGCTGGTGGAGGTGCACTATACGGCCGGCAAGAATGGCTTTGTGCCCACGGGCACCCACATTCTCAGCGAGATAACCGCTCTGGCCAAGGCGGCCGCCGATCTGCCCCAATACAGCGAGGAGCAGGAGCGCGAGCAGCGTCTCAGCCAGCGTCGTGCACGCTCCAAGACAGAGCAGACCGCGGAGCCAGTGGAGCAGACCAAGCCGGCTGAGCCCAAGGCGGCCGCAGCTGAGGTGGTGCCCGTGCAGGTGGTGCAGGTGGAGCAGAAACCCGTCGCTGCCGCGGTGGAGAAAACCGACAAAGTCGCGACAAAGACCGCCTAATTGAGACTTATACCCAGCTGTAGCGCttagtattattaaatttgtgtatttgtaaTGTGGTTAgcattaaaaaattgaaagaaaaaaatacgtAGCCTAAACTTAAATTCAAAAGCTTACAATTGCCAGCATGTCCATCTGCCAACCATGTCTATCTATAGCCCATGATATAGCCCAAAATCGAGAAGTCGAAAATATCAGTTGGCAAATACCATGCTAATTGTCAAATAATGATGTCATAAACTTTATGGGGCCACTGAGATGCTTCGATGCTTCGATGATGATGAAACATCAAAACATGAGTGCCTACTCGGGCgtgcacgactagcagatactcCCTTTTATACGTCATATGCTATACATAGAAAGTTCAGGTTGAGCTCTATATAGCCCATACTTTATATGGGATACTCATTTTTGATAAACTCCTTGATATAGCCTGATTGTCGGATCCTTTATAGCGCAAGAATCTGCCTGTAAATGGAAGATTCTTTAATTCCTGAAAGGGCGGGCAAATGTgtcaaaaaagttaaatattaatCTGTATAGGCTGTACGGGAGGGTGGGGATATTGATTCTTGATTAAGTCCTTCATATAGTCTGAAAGTCTATATAACGCAAGAATCTGCCCTTAAAGGCAAAGGTTTCCAATAAGAGAAATATGATTAATCTGTATATGCTATAGGATAACCTACATACCAAGTTTGGTGTCTAGTTCTATTGATAAAAAATCTCGTGAGATAAGCTCACACGGATACGACTACATTTATGAAAAACTCTTTTCACCTCTTTCTCTTGGGTACTGGCCATAAAGACTCGCCTCTTTGGCATTACAGAGTATGGCAAGCGTATAAATCAAgagttttaattgtttggctCGCAATCAAAGAAGTTATATTATGTTTTTACCATTCTTAATTCACATTGTTAACAGTTGAAAAACGCAAGAGAGCTCCTCTAATGTTAATTGACAGccgaaaaaaaagttgttcttttgataaacaaaatttgcatacTTATTGAAAGCATTTGTCATTTTGATtatgttgcatgttaattagTCATTCGGCTTCATATGGATGAGACTAATATAATAAATCATGTGGGGAGTTAGCTATTGATTAGTGATGCTAGTCAGTGGGAACCAGGCTTTACTTTACACAACATActgaataaaattaatatagcaaTTAATCAAGTAAGATCTGAAGTATTTATTAATGCTAGACTCTTTAATGGCCAACCTCTCAAATCAATTGTCTTAAGTAACCATCCATTGCAGGCTTTACTGTACAATTATACAACTCTTTGAAATAAGTGTGACCAACtgtacaaaataaacataacTTCTAAGGAAACACCCTGTGATGCCAAGGAGCTATAAATTATAGGATGAAAGATCTGTCAAATCGAGTTTTACTTGCTCAACGTATTgcttgcaaataaaataagttgctatATGCCAGGCTTTACTGTACTAAGCAAAGTAGCCAAACAAGTAGTCATTACCGTTTGTTAAATTCGGACAGGGGGATCTGCGCACGACCAAGTTTTGTGGTTTTTCAAGGTCTTCGGAGGCGGGAATTTCTAATTTGTCTGCGAGCAATAATCTCTGTTAATTtccagagagggagagggagacagaGTGTGTGATTATGCAAAGCAACAGACGCAACTGTCTGATTGTTTGAGGCTAAGATTTGAGAGTTTTAAGAAaggtatttgttttgttgggcTCTTCCAATCGTCTTTTATTCACATCTCGCTGGCACTTCAGATACAACTATTatctattttttatattatttacgaCTTCACATCGTCTTGTTGAGTGTTGGGCAAATCCTTGGCTGCCTCGGCGACTGAGGTGATCTCCGGATTGATTATGGTGCCGTATGGCACAAATCCATTGACGCCGGCCGTGTAGAATACCTCAACTGTTTCGCCCTTATCGTTGATGTACTTGTAGGAACCTTTCACCTCCAGCGATTCGTTCTCGGTGCCGGCATCCACAACGCTGGCCTCCTCCTTGCGCTCGGTGCCATCGGCGCCCTCGTAGTTGATCTGGTATGAGCCATCCTCGTTCTTGTTCACCTCCGATTTCAAAATGGCCACAACCTCCTTCTCTTCGGCAACGGGCAGGGCATAGCTGGAGGCGAGGACACCCAACACGagcaatggcagctataaaagatccaaatttaaagaaatcttCTCTGTTTGGGTTGGGTTTTTGGGCAGCCACTTACGAACTTGAACATTCTATGAGATTTCTACTTGAACTGGAGCACTGAAAGCGAGAGTTTGAGTGTGTCGCACTCTGCCGGTTGGCTTTTATATGCGGCCGGCATTGCGATCAAATAATTCAACGCCCCTCCATGCGCTTAAACATGCCAAACATGTTTGCATCCCGGTTTATGGCAGCGGCTACGCGCTACGGGCCAAAACTTTAAACGATGCTCAAATTACTTCACGCTAAATGTCAGGGTCGCCAGAAATGTGTCAACCACTGCgccaatcagtcaatcagtcagtcagtcagtcagtcagtcagttagtcgg
This window harbors:
- the Cpr47Ea gene encoding cuticle protein CP14.6 is translated as MQLLTSAYAVAALAICCLCFVTAQPQRGLAQPRSNSFDANAVILKQNFDLNPDGSYQYNYETSNGIRADEAGYLKNPGSQLEAQVMQGSYSYTGPDGVLYTITYIADENGFRAEGAHIPTPPPVSPAAAAGPRRFFK
- the Cpr47Eb gene encoding cuticle protein CP14.6; translation: MFKLFICLFVVASGVSGASIGSTDVTTEKREIVPLLRFETEKDPNGSFKFTYEGGDKSFREESGVVENAGTDDEALEVTGSYRYIDADGQLVEVHYTAGKNGFVPTGTHILSEITALAKAAADLPQYSEEQEREQRLSQRRARSKTEQTAEPVEQTKPAEPKAAAAEVVPVQVVQVEQKPVAAAVEKTDKVATKTA
- the Or47a gene encoding odorant receptor 47a; this encodes METINENLLKVQDTYFRILGFNILARPEMSGWRQHWRALGLMLSLTMVQAMVIAYSIQNLENMDQLTEGLAALLINQLGLFKFGLMMWLHKDFQRLVARLRELLTEGTMPAYIIGEENRREQRLSGIYKNCFMLAAILSSLKPSVSMCLNYWRTGQLRLEMTFPCSYPWDNQQLPYALLSYALLASASFAVVLPSICVDTFFMALIHNLVVLFQTSQHTMQLFRAGAGSEAQLGKILDLYRRSLDLSAALNRYFRLLICVQFVVGSLHLCVLSYTLLVKFDNAQMPFYVVFTVSVLSQLYIYCYCGDRLKTASTGFANAIYDSHWHEVALDLALGRSLQFSMMRAQRGSRIDGFFFEANMEVFISIVRTAMSYFALLRSISKGTE
- the Cpr47Ec gene encoding endocuticle structural glycoprotein ABD-5; translated protein: MFKFLPLLVLGVLASSYALPVAEEKEVVAILKSEVNKNEDGSYQINYEGADGTERKEEASVVDAGTENESLEVKGSYKYINDKGETVEVFYTAGVNGFVPYGTIINPEITSVAEAAKDLPNTQQDDVKS